Proteins from one Mesorhizobium sp. AR10 genomic window:
- a CDS encoding iron-sulfur cluster assembly accessory protein, whose translation MITLTHTAVAAVKTVLSRASEPAEGFRIMVQTGGCAGFKYSMGPESVLREGDAIIEADGVKVFVDVGSQPHVAGMTVDFVTGLESSGFVFDNPNAREKCACGKSFG comes from the coding sequence ATGATTACGCTCACCCACACCGCAGTTGCTGCCGTCAAGACCGTCCTTTCCCGCGCCAGCGAGCCGGCGGAAGGCTTTCGGATCATGGTCCAGACCGGCGGCTGCGCCGGCTTCAAATACTCGATGGGCCCCGAGAGCGTCTTGCGCGAGGGCGATGCGATCATTGAGGCAGATGGGGTCAAGGTATTCGTGGACGTAGGGTCACAACCCCATGTAGCAGGCATGACCGTCGACTTTGTCACGGGGTTGGAGTCCTCCGGCTTCGTCTTCGATAATCCCAACGCGCGGGAGAAGTGCGCTTGCGGCAAGTCCTTCGGCTGA
- a CDS encoding ferredoxin — protein sequence MRIIVHKPKCQGHARCSAQAPDIFKLDDEGYILPGDIEVAEGKHLLASRGTRSCPERALELDATPAARAESDVIKPRGRRV from the coding sequence ATGCGCATCATCGTCCATAAACCCAAATGCCAGGGTCACGCGCGATGCTCGGCGCAAGCGCCCGATATCTTCAAGCTCGATGACGAGGGCTACATCCTGCCTGGTGACATTGAGGTTGCGGAGGGGAAGCACCTACTTGCGTCACGAGGCACGCGATCTTGCCCCGAACGTGCACTGGAACTCGACGCTACACCCGCTGCGCGGGCTGAATCGGATGTCATTAAACCGAGAGGCCGGCGGGTTTGA
- a CDS encoding electron transfer flavoprotein subunit beta/FixA family protein has translation MHIVICIKQVPDSAQIRVHPVTNTIMRQGVPTIINPYDLFALEEALRLRDAYGGEVTVLSMGPPMAEDSLRKALGYGADRAVLLTDRYFAGSDTLATSFALSQAIAKVGETFGPPDIVFTGKQTIDGDTAQVGPGIAKRLDLQQLTYVAKIGSIDLAAREIEVERRCEGGTQMLKSRLPCLITMLEGTNEIRRGSFEDALCAARSQIVKWTAVAAGIEDLTRCGLRGSPTVVKRVFAPTARAEKAEQIETAEKTLRDAADELIAAIFTRQPPLEHELAFNNGA, from the coding sequence ATGCACATCGTAATCTGCATCAAGCAGGTGCCGGACTCGGCACAAATACGGGTCCATCCGGTGACGAACACGATCATGCGCCAGGGTGTTCCGACCATCATCAACCCTTATGACTTGTTTGCCCTGGAAGAAGCACTCAGACTGCGCGACGCTTATGGTGGCGAGGTCACCGTGCTCAGCATGGGTCCGCCCATGGCAGAAGACTCGCTACGCAAGGCGCTCGGTTACGGAGCCGATCGGGCGGTGCTCTTGACCGACCGTTATTTTGCCGGCTCGGACACGCTGGCGACCTCCTTCGCTCTTTCCCAAGCAATAGCGAAGGTTGGCGAAACGTTTGGCCCGCCCGACATCGTGTTCACCGGCAAGCAGACGATCGATGGCGACACCGCCCAGGTCGGGCCTGGCATAGCCAAGCGCCTCGACCTCCAACAACTCACCTACGTCGCGAAAATCGGCTCCATTGATCTTGCTGCCCGCGAGATCGAGGTCGAGCGCCGCTGCGAAGGCGGCACGCAGATGCTGAAGAGCAGGCTGCCTTGCCTCATCACCATGCTGGAAGGCACAAACGAGATCCGGCGGGGCTCGTTCGAGGACGCGCTGTGCGCCGCGCGCAGTCAGATCGTCAAGTGGACTGCGGTCGCCGCTGGCATTGAGGACCTTACCAGATGTGGGCTGCGCGGCTCGCCGACGGTCGTCAAGCGCGTTTTTGCCCCGACTGCGCGGGCGGAAAAAGCGGAGCAAATCGAGACCGCGGAGAAGACCTTGCGCGATGCCGCTGACGAACTCATCGCCGCAATCTTCACCCGTCAGCCGCCGCTGGAACATGAACTCGCCTTCAACAACGGCGCGTGA
- a CDS encoding nuclear transport factor 2 family protein: protein MDQGKITELLDREAIRDCLYRYCRGIDRADEAALRSAYWLDAHDNHGAYCGSAEGFIRFALGVFQTGPRNIHQITNILIEFITPTEAAVESYFTALQRGPDKHGEVRQTLLCGRYCDLFQKREGEWRIAERTVVYDWLEEQIPAAIPEAERFGSRQPIGAPHPDDPVYALEKHRILLAIRPAEVPNGDKSYDDFAMAQRSR from the coding sequence ATGGACCAGGGAAAAATTACCGAACTACTCGACCGTGAAGCGATCCGCGACTGCCTCTATCGGTACTGCCGCGGGATAGACCGCGCGGACGAGGCGGCGTTGCGCAGCGCGTACTGGCTCGATGCGCATGACAATCACGGCGCCTATTGCGGCTCGGCAGAGGGCTTCATCCGGTTTGCGCTCGGGGTCTTCCAGACCGGGCCTCGCAACATCCATCAGATCACGAACATCCTGATTGAATTCATCACCCCGACAGAAGCCGCGGTCGAGAGCTATTTCACCGCGCTGCAACGCGGACCGGACAAACACGGAGAAGTACGCCAGACGCTCCTCTGCGGGCGTTACTGCGATCTGTTTCAGAAAAGGGAAGGGGAGTGGCGGATTGCCGAACGGACGGTGGTCTACGATTGGCTCGAGGAGCAGATCCCAGCAGCGATCCCTGAGGCAGAACGGTTCGGGTCGCGGCAGCCTATCGGCGCACCTCATCCGGATGACCCAGTCTACGCGCTTGAGAAGCATCGCATCCTCCTCGCCATCAGGCCTGCAGAGGTTCCGAACGGAGACAAAAGCTATGATGATTTTGCAATGGCACAGCGATCCCGGTGA
- a CDS encoding SDR family oxidoreductase, which produces MKRAGRIVIITGAAGGIGRALVDILAGGGDTVVAVDLPGSGVVELARGLGDPHLGLECDVSRDVEVLALYGRVEAQFAQIDVLINNAAIGPTMTATVDTAADAFRRGLAVNLIGPFVMAREAARRMKPDGAIVNVASLAGMVGSPRRNAYAASKAGLISLTKSLACEWASRGIRVTAVAPGYVRTPMVAELERAGKMDLAAIRRRVPMGRMARPDEIARAVRFLTSVEARYITGSVLVVDGGWTSFNLPGDAHPAVEGTPRAELSSESERTDARIVLVTGGANGIGAAIVRRFAATGDTVVIADKDRAAATVLAGSLGGKNLAKLVDVAIESEVVALFEEMRGRFGRIDILVNGAAIADTFVAGIEQMPAEIDQVLGVNLTGAFTCAREAAKAMRPGGVILNLGSINSFLPFAPRHAYGASKAGLDMLTRCMAAELGPVGIRTATVAPGYIRTPALAQLVKAGRIDSTAIARRIPMGMMGRPEDVADAAFFLASSDASYINGSILYVDGGWTSFGDAGNASEFYDEYFAEDAG; this is translated from the coding sequence ATGAAGCGGGCAGGACGCATCGTCATCATTACAGGCGCCGCGGGCGGGATCGGCCGGGCCCTGGTCGATATTCTTGCCGGGGGTGGAGACACTGTTGTTGCAGTGGACCTTCCGGGCAGCGGCGTGGTTGAACTGGCCCGTGGCCTCGGCGACCCGCATCTTGGCCTCGAATGCGACGTCTCGCGAGACGTGGAAGTCCTCGCCCTTTATGGCCGGGTCGAAGCGCAGTTCGCTCAGATCGACGTTCTCATCAACAACGCGGCCATCGGACCGACCATGACTGCGACTGTCGACACGGCAGCCGATGCCTTCCGGCGCGGCTTGGCAGTAAACCTGATTGGGCCGTTTGTCATGGCCCGCGAAGCGGCGAGGCGGATGAAGCCGGACGGCGCCATCGTCAACGTCGCTTCGCTGGCGGGGATGGTCGGCAGTCCCAGGCGCAATGCCTACGCAGCCTCGAAAGCGGGCCTGATCTCGTTGACGAAGTCGCTTGCATGCGAATGGGCTTCGCGCGGGATACGCGTGACGGCGGTTGCGCCAGGCTATGTGCGCACGCCGATGGTCGCAGAACTGGAACGCGCGGGTAAAATGGACCTTGCGGCGATACGCCGCCGCGTGCCGATGGGGCGCATGGCTCGGCCCGACGAGATCGCCCGGGCCGTGCGTTTTCTGACCAGCGTTGAGGCGCGCTACATCACCGGATCAGTGCTGGTGGTCGACGGCGGCTGGACGTCATTCAACCTGCCGGGGGACGCGCACCCGGCGGTGGAAGGGACGCCCAGAGCCGAGCTCTCTTCTGAGAGCGAACGAACCGATGCGCGAATCGTGCTCGTCACGGGTGGCGCGAACGGCATAGGCGCCGCCATAGTTCGCCGTTTTGCAGCGACCGGCGATACCGTCGTGATTGCTGATAAAGATCGCGCTGCCGCCACTGTACTCGCTGGATCGCTCGGCGGAAAGAACCTGGCGAAACTCGTGGATGTGGCCATCGAGAGCGAGGTGGTGGCGCTGTTCGAGGAGATGAGGGGACGCTTCGGGCGCATCGACATCCTCGTCAACGGTGCTGCTATTGCCGACACCTTTGTGGCGGGCATCGAACAAATGCCGGCAGAAATCGACCAGGTCCTGGGTGTCAACCTCACCGGCGCCTTCACTTGCGCGCGTGAGGCGGCCAAAGCGATGCGCCCCGGCGGCGTGATCCTCAATCTCGGATCGATCAACAGCTTTCTGCCCTTTGCGCCGCGCCATGCCTACGGCGCCTCGAAAGCGGGGTTGGACATGCTGACCCGATGCATGGCGGCCGAACTCGGGCCGGTCGGCATTCGGACAGCCACCGTCGCTCCCGGTTACATCCGCACGCCTGCACTTGCTCAGTTGGTGAAGGCCGGCCGCATCGACTCAACAGCGATCGCACGACGAATCCCGATGGGCATGATGGGACGGCCGGAAGACGTCGCAGACGCGGCGTTTTTCCTCGCTTCGTCTGACGCCTCATACATCAACGGCTCGATCCTCTATGTGGACGGCGGCTGGACCTCGTTCGGCGATGCGGGAAATGCCAGCGAATTCTATGACGAATATTTTGCGGAGGACGCGGGTTGA
- the nifV gene encoding homocitrate synthase, whose translation MNRDVFLNDTTMRDGEQAPGVSFTIAEKLELAESLAAAGIPEIEIGTPSMGGDEIETIRAAVARSLPVRLTAWCRMTSRDLEAAIESGVTAVNLSLPASDIQLAAKLGLDQGAALQIIAQMVGRAAAHGFFVAVGCEDASRADRDHLARVIETAARAGAKRVRLADTVGVLDPFSTFEIVAQLAALSPIDLEFHAHNDLGLAVANTLAAIRAGARHASVTVLGLGERAGNAALEEVATAMAVLDGADTGIELTALPDLAAQVAWAACRQTAAMKPIVGADVFSHESGIHVAGLLKDPRTYQGLDPALVGRCRRIVIGKHSGATAIAYVLGDSGRDLDPDLAAAMVARVRRKATEIKSTVTATQLVELYDTLRSEAAGRDLGKE comes from the coding sequence ATGAACCGTGATGTCTTCCTCAACGATACCACCATGCGCGATGGCGAGCAGGCACCCGGCGTCTCCTTCACCATTGCGGAAAAGCTGGAGCTCGCCGAGTCTCTCGCGGCAGCCGGCATCCCAGAGATCGAGATTGGCACGCCGAGCATGGGCGGCGACGAGATCGAAACAATTCGCGCCGCGGTCGCCAGGAGTCTCCCGGTGCGGCTCACGGCCTGGTGCCGGATGACGTCGCGGGATCTCGAGGCGGCGATCGAGAGCGGCGTCACCGCCGTCAATCTGTCGCTGCCTGCATCGGACATCCAATTGGCCGCCAAACTCGGCCTCGATCAGGGGGCAGCGCTCCAGATCATCGCGCAGATGGTCGGGCGCGCAGCCGCCCACGGCTTTTTCGTTGCCGTCGGCTGCGAGGATGCCTCGCGAGCCGATCGGGATCATCTGGCCCGCGTCATTGAGACGGCCGCGCGAGCCGGCGCAAAGCGCGTCAGGCTGGCCGATACGGTCGGCGTTCTCGACCCTTTTTCGACCTTCGAGATTGTCGCTCAGCTCGCGGCGCTGTCTCCCATCGACCTCGAATTCCATGCACACAACGATCTCGGCCTTGCGGTCGCCAACACGCTGGCAGCAATACGCGCCGGCGCCCGCCATGCCTCCGTCACCGTCCTGGGGCTCGGAGAGCGGGCGGGCAATGCCGCGCTGGAAGAGGTGGCCACCGCGATGGCCGTTCTCGACGGCGCGGATACAGGCATCGAGCTGACCGCATTGCCGGACCTCGCCGCCCAGGTGGCTTGGGCCGCCTGCCGGCAGACCGCGGCCATGAAGCCGATCGTCGGCGCCGATGTTTTCAGCCACGAGTCCGGCATTCACGTCGCGGGGCTGCTGAAGGACCCGCGTACCTATCAGGGGCTCGATCCGGCTCTCGTGGGCCGCTGCCGGCGAATCGTCATTGGCAAGCATTCCGGTGCGACCGCGATCGCCTATGTGCTGGGCGATAGTGGCCGCGATCTCGACCCGGATCTGGCAGCCGCGATGGTTGCCCGCGTCCGCCGCAAGGCGACCGAGATCAAATCGACCGTCACCGCAACTCAACTGGTCGAGCTCTACGACACACTGCGCAGCGAGGCAGCCGGCCGAGACCTTGGAAAGGAGTAG
- the nifW gene encoding nitrogenase stabilizing/protective protein NifW, with translation MTCSADGHTVDVTDILARLKGLSAAEEFFAVLGASYDPKVLNVSRLHIMKRVGEYLAEEDFSGLPDRVIAARVRTKLERAYEDFAASSPLTHRVFKVLKDHDPNKPAMPGRTFVPFDAALKRFEKE, from the coding sequence ATGACTTGTTCTGCTGATGGCCATACCGTCGACGTGACGGACATTCTCGCGCGACTGAAGGGCCTTTCGGCTGCGGAGGAGTTCTTCGCGGTCCTTGGCGCTTCCTATGACCCGAAGGTGCTCAACGTCTCACGGCTCCATATTATGAAGCGCGTGGGAGAATACCTTGCCGAAGAAGATTTCTCCGGTCTGCCTGACCGGGTGATCGCCGCGCGGGTGCGCACCAAGCTGGAACGCGCCTACGAGGATTTCGCTGCTTCCTCGCCGCTCACGCACCGTGTCTTTAAGGTGCTTAAGGACCACGATCCGAACAAACCTGCCATGCCGGGCCGCACCTTCGTCCCGTTCGACGCCGCATTGAAGCGGTTCGAAAAGGAATGA
- a CDS encoding hemin-degrading factor, translating into MDQREKPSPDQIRRAQEDSPKIREHDLAAKLSISEAELVAAHCGSGAARIEPRVNDLLIGLEAVGEVRAVTRNQSAVHEKIGLYNKVVTGSHHAMVLGDDINLRIFPKGWAHGFAVEKRDDGNIRRSLQFFDAAGAAVHQVDVRPASNLYAYQKLVAELASSNQEPILRVKANGADSDAEVRDQAAMVTELREHWSRLTDVHQFFDMLKTLKLSRCRALRMVGQDYAWQLDNAAVGAMFQCASEDEMPIMCFVGNRGCIQIHSGPIKSVKPIGPRINVLDETFRLHLTTHHIREVWAVRKPTRDGHLTSLEAYGADGRMIIQFFGERREGECERGDWRLLAETLPRIPTPTDRVR; encoded by the coding sequence ATGGACCAGCGCGAGAAACCCTCTCCGGACCAAATCCGGCGGGCACAGGAAGACAGTCCGAAAATCCGCGAGCATGATCTCGCCGCCAAATTGAGCATTTCGGAAGCGGAGCTGGTCGCGGCGCATTGCGGTTCCGGCGCGGCGCGCATCGAGCCGCGCGTCAATGATCTGCTGATAGGCCTCGAAGCCGTGGGCGAGGTGAGGGCGGTGACCCGAAATCAAAGTGCCGTGCACGAGAAGATTGGCTTGTACAACAAGGTCGTAACCGGCAGCCACCATGCCATGGTTCTCGGCGACGACATCAACCTGCGCATCTTCCCGAAGGGTTGGGCGCATGGCTTTGCCGTTGAAAAGCGCGACGACGGCAACATCCGCCGCAGCCTGCAATTCTTCGACGCTGCCGGCGCAGCAGTGCATCAGGTGGATGTCAGGCCGGCCTCCAACCTCTACGCCTATCAAAAGCTGGTGGCGGAGCTCGCATCCTCGAACCAGGAGCCGATCTTGCGGGTTAAGGCAAACGGAGCCGACTCTGACGCAGAGGTTCGGGACCAAGCCGCCATGGTCACGGAGCTGCGCGAGCACTGGAGCCGGCTGACCGACGTGCATCAGTTCTTCGACATGCTGAAGACGCTGAAGCTCAGTCGCTGCCGGGCGCTGCGCATGGTTGGCCAGGATTACGCCTGGCAACTCGACAATGCCGCCGTTGGCGCCATGTTCCAATGCGCGAGCGAAGACGAGATGCCGATCATGTGCTTCGTCGGCAACCGTGGCTGCATCCAGATCCATTCCGGCCCGATCAAGTCGGTCAAGCCCATCGGGCCGCGGATCAATGTGCTGGACGAAACCTTCCGCCTGCATCTCACAACCCACCACATCCGCGAGGTTTGGGCCGTGCGCAAGCCGACCAGGGACGGTCACCTCACCTCACTCGAAGCCTATGGCGCCGACGGCAGAATGATCATCCAGTTCTTCGGCGAACGCCGCGAAGGCGAATGCGAGCGCGGCGACTGGCGGCTCCTGGCCGAGACCCTGCCGCGTATTCCAACCCCGACGGACCGCGTGAGGTAA
- a CDS encoding cytochrome P450: MAINWVPDHIPPEMVRDFSLFTSPGMLPAPNGDPHAAVACVHAGPPIFYSPYNTRDGRGTWVITRASDQRRVLQDAETFSSHRSIFASALGENWPMIPLELDPPAHGVFRSLLNPLLSPKRAMVLEPAIRERAVALIDRIAAAGTSCDVMKEFAFPFTANIFLRFLGLPDHRLDTFVGWTKDLIHGDHLKRPAAAQAIVAFIDELATKRRKDPVDDFMTFIVQAQVEGRQLSDVEVRGIGVLVFVAGLDTVAAAIGFDLAYLARNLKDQELLRSEPDRIALAAEELLRAYPTVQMIRVATKDIDFEGAPIRKGDYVSCATMIANRDPAEFECPNTIDLARENNRHAAFGYGPHRCLGSHLARREIVIGLEEWLARIPAFRIKKGTAPITSGGHVFGIKNLILHWS; this comes from the coding sequence ATGGCGATTAACTGGGTTCCAGATCACATCCCGCCCGAAATGGTGAGGGACTTCAGCCTGTTTACGTCGCCAGGCATGCTGCCGGCGCCCAACGGGGACCCGCACGCAGCGGTCGCTTGCGTCCATGCCGGGCCGCCGATCTTCTATTCTCCCTACAACACGCGCGATGGCCGCGGCACCTGGGTCATCACTCGCGCCAGCGACCAGCGCCGGGTGCTGCAGGACGCTGAAACCTTTTCGAGCCATCGCAGCATCTTCGCATCCGCGCTGGGCGAAAACTGGCCGATGATCCCGCTCGAACTTGACCCACCGGCCCATGGCGTTTTTCGCTCACTGCTCAATCCGCTGCTTTCGCCAAAGCGGGCCATGGTATTGGAGCCGGCTATCCGCGAGCGAGCGGTCGCGCTGATCGATAGGATTGCGGCAGCGGGCACAAGCTGCGACGTCATGAAGGAGTTCGCCTTTCCTTTCACGGCCAACATCTTCCTTCGCTTTCTAGGGTTGCCGGATCACCGGCTCGATACATTTGTCGGCTGGACGAAAGATCTCATCCACGGCGACCATCTGAAACGACCGGCCGCTGCCCAGGCAATTGTTGCCTTTATCGACGAGCTTGCGACCAAGCGCCGCAAGGACCCGGTCGACGATTTTATGACCTTCATAGTGCAGGCACAGGTCGAGGGCCGCCAGCTAAGCGACGTGGAAGTCCGTGGCATCGGCGTGCTTGTGTTCGTCGCGGGGCTCGACACGGTGGCAGCTGCTATAGGCTTTGACTTGGCGTATCTCGCCCGCAACCTCAAAGATCAGGAACTGCTGCGGAGCGAACCGGACCGGATCGCGCTCGCAGCTGAAGAATTGCTGCGCGCCTATCCGACCGTTCAGATGATCCGAGTGGCAACCAAGGACATCGACTTCGAAGGCGCGCCGATCCGTAAGGGGGATTACGTTTCCTGCGCCACGATGATTGCCAATCGTGACCCGGCAGAATTCGAATGCCCCAACACGATCGATCTGGCGCGAGAGAACAACCGCCACGCCGCCTTTGGCTATGGTCCCCACCGCTGTCTTGGCTCACACCTTGCCCGGCGAGAGATTGTCATTGGCCTGGAGGAGTGGCTGGCGCGCATTCCGGCCTTCCGGATCAAGAAAGGTACGGCACCCATCACCTCTGGCGGCCATGTATTCGGGATCAAAAATCTGATCCTGCATTGGTCCTGA
- a CDS encoding MFS transporter — protein MTESATGFLEAVPHDPKKPDERSRPAWGAVISLALGTFGLVTAEFLPASVLTLLAHDLGITEGAAGQTMTATAIAAAISAPTMAIITKRLDRRIVLWAMMLLQILSNLLAEVAWSLPVFLAARVVFGIALGGFWSISASVAMRLVPNHLLPRAMSIILTGVSVAVVCAPPIGAYVSDIWGWREPFMITAVVNAVTLLVQLVTMPTLPPVEMAGFRSLLDVAKKPTVKVALLVIVLVASGHFASFTYIRAVLERIPALDSKTIPLVLLASGIGGIFGNLAGAFLAQHSLKAVAALPSLLMAIAAVSLLMLGASAWASAIAIVVWSFAFGAVPVGLQTWMVLRAVPGQAESAGVLTAATFQVAIAAGAIFGGLLVKYAGVHSVFAYSAVATFLAALTVFLLGPKRAT, from the coding sequence ATGACCGAATCCGCGACAGGCTTCCTGGAGGCTGTTCCGCACGACCCAAAAAAGCCAGATGAACGGTCGCGTCCCGCATGGGGTGCGGTCATTTCGCTTGCCTTGGGCACCTTCGGGCTGGTGACGGCAGAGTTTCTACCGGCCAGCGTGCTGACGCTGCTCGCGCACGATCTCGGTATCACCGAGGGTGCGGCTGGACAGACGATGACAGCGACCGCGATTGCTGCGGCGATCTCGGCGCCGACGATGGCCATCATCACAAAGCGCCTGGACCGCAGGATCGTACTGTGGGCGATGATGCTGCTGCAGATCCTGTCCAACCTTCTGGCGGAAGTCGCGTGGTCGCTGCCGGTTTTCCTGGCGGCGCGCGTCGTGTTCGGCATTGCGCTCGGAGGCTTCTGGTCGATTTCGGCATCGGTGGCGATGCGGCTCGTTCCAAATCACCTTCTGCCGCGCGCCATGTCAATCATCCTCACCGGCGTTTCGGTCGCTGTCGTATGCGCGCCTCCAATCGGCGCCTATGTCAGCGACATCTGGGGATGGCGAGAGCCCTTCATGATCACCGCGGTCGTTAATGCCGTTACACTGCTGGTGCAACTCGTAACGATGCCGACGCTGCCTCCGGTTGAAATGGCTGGATTCCGAAGTCTGCTGGATGTGGCCAAAAAGCCGACCGTCAAGGTCGCCCTTTTAGTCATAGTCCTGGTCGCTTCTGGGCACTTTGCCAGCTTCACCTACATCCGCGCCGTCCTTGAGAGGATTCCCGCGCTCGATAGCAAGACAATCCCGCTGGTATTGCTCGCTTCTGGCATAGGCGGCATCTTCGGCAATTTAGCTGGCGCATTCCTGGCCCAACACAGCCTCAAGGCAGTCGCGGCCCTGCCATCCCTGCTCATGGCGATAGCCGCTGTCTCGTTGCTGATGCTGGGAGCATCGGCCTGGGCCTCGGCGATTGCGATTGTCGTATGGAGCTTTGCCTTCGGTGCGGTGCCGGTGGGATTACAGACGTGGATGGTGCTGCGCGCCGTTCCCGGGCAGGCCGAAAGCGCCGGTGTGCTGACGGCCGCAACGTTCCAAGTGGCCATCGCGGCGGGCGCGATTTTCGGCGGACTACTGGTGAAATATGCCGGCGTTCACAGTGTCTTTGCCTACAGCGCGGTTGCCACGTTCCTCGCCGCCCTCACAGTTTTCCTGCTTGGCCCGAAGCGCGCAACCTAG
- a CDS encoding type II toxin-antitoxin system VapC family toxin — MSEFDVEAALRSLRGFPTKTLARRPDDQLPFVNEGELGGQALLLDTCVYIDRLQGKAPALVKQIMDGRHNNHSAICIQELAHTLGVLKPDDPRTGGVHKAVSEVIRSMPGHRILTPDADVLGRAAVLNGVLCRLQRYQDDQKLRCLHDCTLYLQASKSGLVLLTRNTADYDFCRQVTPGGKVLFYR; from the coding sequence GTGTCAGAATTTGATGTTGAAGCAGCCCTTCGCTCGCTTCGTGGCTTTCCAACCAAAACACTTGCTCGCCGACCTGATGATCAGCTGCCCTTCGTGAACGAGGGCGAGCTCGGCGGGCAAGCGCTATTGCTCGACACCTGTGTGTACATCGACAGGCTCCAAGGCAAAGCGCCTGCGTTGGTGAAGCAGATTATGGACGGTCGGCACAACAACCATTCAGCCATCTGCATCCAGGAGTTGGCCCACACGCTTGGTGTCCTGAAGCCCGACGATCCCCGCACCGGGGGCGTGCATAAGGCTGTGTCCGAGGTAATCCGATCCATGCCCGGACACCGGATCCTAACGCCCGATGCCGACGTCCTTGGCCGCGCTGCTGTTCTGAATGGCGTGCTCTGTCGCCTGCAGCGCTACCAGGATGACCAGAAGCTGCGCTGCCTGCATGACTGCACTCTGTATCTGCAGGCATCGAAATCGGGGCTTGTCCTGTTGACTCGGAACACCGCCGACTACGACTTCTGCCGACAAGTCACTCCTGGGGGCAAAGTGCTTTTCTACAGGTAG
- the nifS gene encoding cysteine desulfurase NifS translates to MRPVYLDNNATTRVDPEVVQTMLPFFRDRFGNPSSTHDLGASAFAAVNKARLQLQALIGAELDHEIIFTSGGTESDNAAILSALEVLPSRTEILISAVEHPAVLTLCTHLEKTRAVTVHRIPVDRQGRLDLDAYRSALSPRVAIVSIMWANNETGTIFPVGELAELAKEAGALFHTDAVQAVGKVPMDLKSTAIDMLSLSGHKLHGPKGIGALFVKRGVPFRSMIKGGHQEHDRRGGTENTPGIAGLGMAAQLALKFVDDATTRVKSLRDRLEDGILERVPNTFVNGDPLERLPNTANIGFAHVEGDRIPLLLSRAGIACSSGSACTSGSLESSHVLRAMKTPHGAVRFSLARDNGEADIDRVLEVLPPIVEKVRGSPSPGPARRGNEDHQSGLGQSGSRIDFLS, encoded by the coding sequence ATGAGACCTGTCTATCTCGACAACAACGCCACGACACGGGTCGATCCTGAGGTCGTTCAAACGATGTTGCCGTTCTTTAGGGATCGATTCGGCAACCCTTCGTCGACGCATGATTTAGGCGCCTCGGCCTTTGCGGCGGTGAATAAGGCGCGCCTGCAGCTGCAAGCGCTGATCGGCGCCGAGCTCGACCATGAGATCATCTTCACATCGGGCGGGACGGAAAGCGACAATGCAGCGATTCTTTCGGCGCTGGAGGTGTTGCCCAGCCGGACAGAGATCCTGATTTCCGCGGTCGAGCATCCTGCGGTGCTGACACTCTGCACGCATCTTGAGAAGACGCGGGCCGTCACGGTGCACAGGATCCCGGTGGATCGCCAGGGCCGGCTCGACCTCGACGCCTACAGGTCCGCCCTGAGCCCACGCGTGGCAATCGTCTCGATCATGTGGGCAAACAACGAGACCGGCACGATCTTCCCTGTTGGCGAGCTTGCTGAGTTGGCCAAGGAAGCCGGCGCCCTCTTCCATACTGATGCTGTGCAGGCGGTCGGCAAAGTTCCCATGGACCTGAAATCGACCGCAATCGACATGCTGTCGCTGTCCGGCCACAAGCTGCATGGCCCGAAAGGGATTGGAGCGCTTTTTGTAAAACGTGGCGTGCCCTTCCGCTCGATGATCAAAGGCGGGCACCAAGAGCACGATCGGCGTGGGGGCACCGAGAATACGCCTGGCATAGCCGGGCTGGGCATGGCGGCCCAACTCGCCTTGAAATTCGTGGACGACGCGACCACACGGGTAAAGTCGCTGCGCGACCGCCTTGAAGACGGGATACTCGAGCGCGTCCCAAACACCTTCGTCAATGGCGATCCGCTGGAGCGGTTGCCAAACACCGCAAACATTGGCTTTGCACATGTCGAAGGCGATAGAATCCCACTTCTCCTCAGCCGCGCCGGAATTGCGTGTTCCTCCGGCTCCGCGTGCACCTCCGGCTCATTGGAATCGAGCCACGTTCTGAGGGCCATGAAAACGCCGCACGGCGCAGTCCGCTTCTCCCTCGCGCGCGACAACGGCGAAGCGGACATCGACCGAGTGCTCGAGGTCTTGCCGCCGATCGTGGAGAAGGTGCGTGGCTCACCCAGTCCTGGGCCGGCGAGGCGAGGTAATGAAGATCATCAATCGGGTCTAGGCCAGAGCGGCAGCAGAATAGACTTCCTTTCATGA